In a single window of the Micrococcaceae bacterium Sec5.7 genome:
- the dapE gene encoding succinyl-diaminopimelate desuccinylase: MTAESAPVTVRVPLDLRQDVALLTAALMDINSVSGNEKALADAVELALGAVPGLSMVRDGDSIIARTNLGRPERVILAGHLDTVPLPLTEGSLGTIPSTWESGVPGEGVLYGRGATDMKGGVAVQLALAASMFDGGARPGKDVTFVFYDHEEVEATKSGLGRLVRNYGDLLDGDFAILLEPTDGTVEGGCNGTIRFEATTEGEAAHSARAWMGNNAIHAAAPILGRLAAYQAQTINVDGLDYRESLNAVRIHGGTAGNVIPDRCVVEINYRFAPDKTPDQAEALVRELLGGFDVVRTDSAAGARPGLNHPAAASFVAAVGAEPKPKYGWTDVARFSELGIPAVNFGPGDALLAHKDNEHVEAEAIRECLRALRTWLT; encoded by the coding sequence GTGACTGCTGAATCCGCCCCCGTAACCGTCCGTGTACCGCTGGACCTTCGCCAGGACGTTGCGCTCCTGACCGCCGCACTGATGGATATCAACAGTGTGTCCGGAAACGAAAAGGCACTCGCCGACGCCGTTGAGCTGGCACTGGGCGCTGTCCCGGGCCTGTCCATGGTCCGCGACGGCGATTCAATCATTGCCCGGACCAACCTTGGCCGGCCCGAGCGCGTGATTCTGGCTGGTCACCTTGATACCGTCCCCCTCCCGCTCACCGAGGGTTCGCTGGGCACCATTCCGTCAACCTGGGAATCGGGAGTGCCCGGCGAAGGGGTTCTCTACGGCCGGGGTGCCACTGACATGAAGGGCGGAGTTGCCGTCCAGCTTGCGCTGGCGGCGTCAATGTTCGACGGCGGTGCCCGGCCGGGCAAGGATGTCACCTTTGTTTTCTACGACCATGAGGAAGTAGAAGCCACCAAGAGCGGGCTGGGGAGGTTGGTCCGCAACTACGGGGATCTCCTCGACGGCGACTTCGCGATCCTGCTCGAACCGACGGACGGGACCGTGGAGGGCGGCTGTAACGGCACCATCCGTTTCGAGGCCACCACGGAAGGCGAAGCGGCGCACTCGGCCAGGGCGTGGATGGGCAACAACGCCATCCACGCGGCGGCGCCGATTCTGGGGCGGTTGGCGGCGTACCAAGCGCAGACCATCAACGTGGACGGTCTGGATTACCGGGAGAGCCTCAACGCAGTGAGGATCCACGGCGGCACAGCTGGAAACGTCATTCCGGACCGTTGCGTCGTGGAGATCAATTACCGTTTTGCGCCGGACAAAACCCCGGATCAGGCGGAAGCCCTCGTTCGTGAACTGCTGGGTGGCTTCGACGTCGTCCGGACGGACAGCGCCGCCGGTGCGCGTCCGGGACTGAACCATCCTGCTGCCGCGTCCTTCGTCGCGGCTGTCGGAGCCGAGCCCAAGCCCAAATACGGCTGGACCGACGTCGCGCGCTTCAGCGAACTGGGCATCCCGGCGGTTAACTTCGGGCCCGGCGATGCGCTGCTGGCCCATAAGGACAACGAACATGTGGAGGCAGAGGCCATCCGAGAGTGCCTGCGCGCGCTGCGCACCTGGCTGACGTAA
- a CDS encoding amino acid ABC transporter permease yields MSSVLYDVPGPKARRVSLIGSVIGVVVIAGLLAWGISILAQQGIFEGRRWAIFGRLDVWSLIGNGIGATLSAAAVAAVVAFPLGLLFCLLRISDIAAIRIPARIVLEFLRGMPVVLMMLFVLLVFGTNQFIAVVAGLVLYNAAVFAEIIRAGIQSLPKGQREAGLTVGLTSFQSRMIIELPQAIRRMMPSLVAQLVVLLKDTSLGYIVAYGELLRAVQVMADFLGTQYLFPIFFVAAAIYIAINLCVSRLAIWIERRGSKKAAGGVAKVPAAGVAPAIR; encoded by the coding sequence ATGAGCTCAGTTCTCTACGATGTGCCTGGGCCAAAAGCCCGCCGCGTATCCCTGATTGGTTCGGTGATAGGCGTGGTGGTCATTGCCGGCCTGCTGGCCTGGGGCATCTCCATCCTTGCTCAACAGGGAATCTTTGAGGGCAGGCGCTGGGCCATCTTCGGCCGCCTGGACGTCTGGTCGCTGATCGGAAACGGCATCGGCGCCACCCTGAGTGCGGCGGCAGTTGCAGCGGTTGTCGCGTTCCCTTTGGGCCTGTTGTTCTGCCTCCTGCGCATCTCCGACATCGCGGCCATCCGCATTCCCGCGCGCATAGTCCTCGAGTTCCTGCGCGGCATGCCGGTGGTCCTGATGATGCTGTTTGTGCTCTTGGTTTTCGGCACCAACCAGTTCATCGCCGTTGTTGCCGGACTGGTCCTCTACAACGCAGCCGTCTTTGCTGAGATCATCCGGGCGGGCATCCAATCGCTGCCCAAGGGGCAGCGGGAGGCTGGCCTCACCGTTGGACTGACGAGCTTCCAGTCACGCATGATCATCGAACTGCCACAGGCCATCCGTCGGATGATGCCTTCCTTGGTGGCTCAGCTGGTGGTGCTGCTCAAGGACACCTCGCTGGGCTATATCGTCGCCTACGGGGAGCTGCTCCGCGCAGTGCAGGTCATGGCCGACTTCCTGGGCACGCAGTACTTGTTCCCGATCTTCTTCGTCGCCGCTGCGATCTACATCGCCATCAACCTTTGTGTGTCCCGGCTGGCAATCTGGATCGAACGCCGCGGTTCCAAAAAGGCCGCCGGCGGCGTGGCCAAAGTACCCGCTGCAGGAGTGGCACCTGCAATCAGGTGA
- a CDS encoding glutamate ABC transporter substrate-binding protein, with translation MKAFLTRRKSLLVAASAALALTLSACGGGTGGGTNPKPAEKPSFAAGTTMEKIAAAGSIKIGTKFDQPLFGQVGLDNKPVGFDVEIGKLIAAKLGIAADKIEWSETVSANREPFIEQGKVDLVIATYTINDKRKKVVSFAGPYYEAGQALMVNKDNTDITKPEDVKGKKVCSVTGSTPAGTIVEKYGAVLVPAATYSACLEPLRNKQVEAITTDNVILAGLVDKEPDAFKLASEETFTKEPYGIGLKKDDTEFRNWINDQLEAFGKDGSYKKAWADTAGTVIKTAPELPAIDRY, from the coding sequence ATGAAGGCATTTTTGACCCGAAGGAAGTCCCTTCTGGTAGCAGCATCCGCAGCCCTCGCTCTGACTCTGAGCGCTTGTGGCGGCGGCACCGGAGGTGGCACCAATCCCAAGCCGGCAGAGAAGCCAAGCTTCGCGGCGGGCACCACCATGGAGAAGATCGCCGCCGCGGGAAGCATCAAAATCGGCACCAAGTTCGATCAGCCACTCTTCGGCCAGGTCGGCCTGGACAACAAGCCGGTTGGCTTCGACGTTGAAATCGGCAAATTGATTGCCGCCAAGCTCGGAATTGCTGCTGACAAGATCGAATGGTCTGAAACGGTCTCGGCCAACAGAGAACCTTTCATTGAGCAGGGCAAGGTGGACCTTGTTATTGCCACTTACACCATCAACGACAAGCGCAAGAAGGTCGTCAGCTTCGCAGGCCCGTACTACGAAGCAGGCCAGGCCCTGATGGTGAACAAGGACAACACCGACATCACCAAGCCGGAGGACGTCAAGGGCAAGAAGGTCTGCTCCGTTACCGGCTCCACCCCGGCCGGCACCATCGTGGAAAAGTATGGAGCGGTCCTGGTACCTGCTGCAACCTACTCCGCCTGCCTTGAGCCGCTGCGCAACAAGCAGGTTGAAGCCATCACAACCGACAACGTCATTCTGGCCGGCCTGGTAGACAAGGAACCGGATGCCTTCAAGCTGGCATCCGAGGAGACCTTCACCAAGGAGCCTTACGGCATCGGTTTGAAGAAAGACGACACCGAGTTCCGGAACTGGATCAACGACCAGCTGGAGGCGTTCGGCAAGGACGGATCCTACAAGAAGGCCTGGGCAGACACCGCGGGCACGGTCATTAAGACGGCTCCCGAGCTCCCGGCCATCGACCGCTACTAA
- the dapD gene encoding 2,3,4,5-tetrahydropyridine-2,6-dicarboxylate N-succinyltransferase: protein MTETAATAVPADHPERADQPVPANARSAYGFGVATIATGNGEATVLDVWFPAPALGIAAENLRAVENADESLAQIAANGNDADRGTEQKVVFAQINLDEAPADTADAYLRLHLLSHRLVQPNTINLDGVFGKLPNVVWTNFGPAAVEGFELTRAKLRRRGAVTVFGIDKFPRMVDYVVPSGVRIADADRVRLGAHLAQGTTVMHEGFVNFNAGTLGTSMVEGRISAGVVAGDGTDVGGGASIMGTLSGGGKEKIALGERVLLGANSGVGISIGDDSVVEAGLYVTAGTRVRVVGPKDADGEDTTKIVKAVELSGVPNLLFRRNSTSGAVEVLPRKGQTVELNDALHAN, encoded by the coding sequence ATGACTGAGACCGCTGCAACCGCCGTGCCCGCAGACCATCCTGAACGCGCTGACCAGCCCGTACCCGCCAACGCCCGCTCCGCGTACGGCTTCGGGGTGGCAACTATCGCCACAGGCAACGGCGAGGCAACGGTGCTTGACGTCTGGTTCCCGGCCCCGGCTCTCGGCATTGCAGCTGAGAACCTGCGGGCGGTGGAAAACGCCGATGAATCCCTTGCCCAAATTGCGGCCAACGGCAACGACGCTGACCGCGGTACGGAACAAAAGGTGGTATTCGCCCAGATCAATCTGGACGAGGCCCCTGCGGACACCGCTGACGCCTACCTCCGCCTGCATCTGCTCTCCCACCGCCTGGTCCAGCCCAACACCATCAATCTGGATGGCGTCTTCGGAAAACTCCCCAACGTGGTGTGGACCAACTTCGGCCCGGCTGCGGTGGAGGGCTTTGAGCTGACGCGTGCCAAACTTCGCCGGCGCGGTGCCGTGACCGTGTTCGGAATCGACAAATTCCCTCGCATGGTGGATTACGTTGTCCCCTCCGGCGTGCGGATTGCCGACGCCGACCGCGTACGGCTGGGCGCTCATCTGGCTCAAGGCACCACGGTGATGCACGAAGGATTTGTGAACTTCAACGCAGGCACGCTCGGAACATCCATGGTGGAGGGCCGCATCTCCGCAGGTGTCGTGGCAGGCGATGGGACAGACGTTGGCGGCGGCGCCTCGATCATGGGCACCCTGTCCGGCGGCGGCAAGGAAAAGATCGCCCTCGGCGAGCGCGTGCTGCTGGGCGCAAACTCGGGCGTGGGCATCAGCATCGGCGATGACTCCGTAGTTGAGGCCGGCCTGTACGTTACAGCCGGTACCCGCGTCAGGGTGGTCGGTCCCAAGGACGCCGACGGCGAGGACACCACAAAGATCGTCAAGGCCGTGGAACTCTCCGGCGTGCCCAACCTGTTGTTCCGCCGCAACTCAACCAGCGGAGCCGTTGAGGTTCTCCCCCGCAAGGGACAGACCGTTGAGCTCAACGACGCCCTGCACGCCAACTGA
- a CDS encoding amino acid ABC transporter permease, which produces MDAIIESLPLYWNGFLRTLFLSAVSGVIALLAGTLLAAARVSPVAALRGFSMTYVEILRNTPLTIAFFFAAIVLPRLGVKFEQFEVGAIMALSAYTAAFIAEAVRSGVNSVPVGQAEAARSVGMQFGQVLSLIILPQAVRTVIPPLINILIALVKNSSVAGAFFVLELFGYGRQLANSNGDQVMAVLLGVAFFYLLITVPLGILASTVERKVAISR; this is translated from the coding sequence ATGGACGCCATCATCGAAAGCCTCCCTCTTTATTGGAACGGCTTTCTTAGAACTCTTTTCCTGTCTGCAGTTTCCGGAGTGATCGCGCTGCTGGCGGGCACACTGCTGGCCGCCGCCAGGGTCTCACCTGTGGCGGCCTTGCGCGGATTCAGCATGACCTACGTGGAAATACTGCGGAACACCCCACTCACAATTGCGTTCTTCTTTGCTGCCATTGTGCTGCCCAGGTTGGGAGTGAAGTTCGAACAGTTTGAGGTCGGGGCCATTATGGCCCTGAGTGCTTACACTGCAGCCTTCATCGCCGAGGCGGTCCGATCCGGCGTCAACAGCGTTCCGGTAGGACAGGCTGAAGCCGCCCGCAGTGTTGGAATGCAGTTCGGCCAGGTGCTGTCGCTGATTATTCTTCCGCAGGCCGTCCGCACAGTGATTCCGCCTCTCATCAATATCCTGATCGCCCTGGTCAAGAACTCATCCGTTGCCGGTGCATTCTTTGTTCTTGAACTGTTTGGCTACGGTCGCCAGCTGGCAAACTCGAACGGCGATCAGGTGATGGCGGTGCTGCTCGGCGTGGCATTCTTCTACCTCCTTATTACCGTACCCCTGGGCATACTGGCCAGCACCGTCGAACGAAAGGTGGCGATCTCCCGATGA